One window of the Suricata suricatta isolate VVHF042 chromosome 7, meerkat_22Aug2017_6uvM2_HiC, whole genome shotgun sequence genome contains the following:
- the SRSF3 gene encoding serine/arginine-rich splicing factor 3: protein MHRDSCPLDCKVYVGNLGNNGNKTELERAFGYYGPLRSVWVARNPPGFAFVEFEDPRDAADAVRELDGRTLCGCRVRVELSNGEKRSRNRGPPPSWGRRPRDDYRRRSPPPRRRSPRRRSFSRSRSRSLSRDRRRERSLSRERNHKPSRSFSRSRSRSRSNERK from the exons atgcATCGTGATTCCTGTCCATTGGACTGTAAAGTGTACGTCGGTAATCTGGGAAACAATGGTAACAAGACTGAACTGGAACGAGCTTTTGGCTATTATGGACCACTCCGAAGTGTGTGGGTTGCTAGAAACCCTCCCGGCTTCGCTTTTGTTGAATTTGAAGATCCCCGAGATGCAGCTGATGCTGTCCGAGAGCTAGATGGGAG AACGCTATGTGGCTGCCGAGTAAGGGTGGAACTCTCGAATGGTGAAAAGAGAAGTAGAAATCGTGGCCCACCTCCTTCTTGGGGTCGTCGCCCTCGAGATGATTATCGGAGAAGGAGTCCTCCACCTCGTCGCAG ATCTCCAAGACGGAGAAGCTTCTCCCGTAGCCGGAGCAG gtCCCTTTCTAGagataggaggagagagagatcacTGTCTCGGGAGAGAAATCACAAGCCGTCCCGATCCTTCTCTAGGTCTCGTAG CCGATCTAGgtcaaatgaaaggaaatag